One Oryza sativa Japonica Group chromosome 8, ASM3414082v1 DNA window includes the following coding sequences:
- the LOC4344798 gene encoding protein RAE1, protein MATLGLAPNMNPNKSFEVLPNPGDSVSSLSFSPKSNLLVATSWDNQVRCWEIVGGSSQPKASISHDQPVLCSAWKDDGTTVFSGGCDKQVKMWPLLSGGQAQTVAMHDAPVKEIAWIPQMNLLVSGSWDKTLRYWDTRQSNPVHVQQLPERCYALTVNYPLMIVGTADRNLVVFNLQNPQTEFKRIQSPLKYQTRCLAAFPDQQGFLVGSIEGRVGVHHIDDSQQSKNFTFKCHREGNDIFSVNSLNFHPVHHTFATAGSDGAFNFWDKDSKQRLKAFSRCPLPIPCSTFNSDGSIFAYAVCYDWSRGAENHNPATAKTSIYLHSPQESEVKGKPRIATSRK, encoded by the exons ATGGCGACTCTTGGTCTTGCCCCAAACATGAATCCAAACAAGTCATTTGAG GTACTGCCTAATCCAGGTGACTCCGTATCGAGCCTCAGTTTTAGCCCAAAGAGCAACCTTCTGGTGGCAACTTCCTGGGATAACCAG GTGCGGTGCTGGGAGATTGTTGGTGGGAGTAGTCAACCAAAGGCATCTATATCGCATGACCAGCCA GTCCTCTGTTCAGCTTGGAAGGATGATGGAACTACTGTGTTCTCTGGAGGCTGTGATAAACAAGTAAAAATGTGGCCTCTGTTGTCTGGTGGGCAGGCTCAGACTGTTGCAATGCATGACGCACCTGTCAAGGAGATCGCTTGGATTCCTCAAATGAATCTTCTTGTCTCTGGAAGCTGGGATAAGACTCTAAG GTATTGGGACACAAGGCAATCAAATCCTGTCCATGTTCAGCAACTTCCTGAGCGCTGTTACGCACTTACAGTGAATTATCCCCTTATGATTGTGGGAACTGCTGATCGTAATCTGGTCGTCTTCAACTTGCAGAATCCTCAG ACGGAGTTCAAGCGCATCCAATCGCCACTCAAATACCAGACTAGGTGTCTTGCTGCATTCCCGGATCAACAAGGATTTTTG GTGGGTTCCATAGAAGGAAGAGTTGGTGTGCATCATATTGATGACTCACAGCAAAGCAAAAATTTCACGTTCAAATGTCACAGGGAAGGGAATGATATTTTCTCTGTCAATTCACTCAATTTTCACCCA GTTCATCACACGTTTGCAACTGCTGGATCAGATGGCGCATTTAATTTCTGGGATAAGGATAGCAAACAAAGACTGAAG GCTTTTAGTCGGTGCCCTCTTCCTATTCCTTGCAGTACCTTCAACAGTGATGGGTCGATATTTGCTTATGCA GTCTGCTATGACTGGAGCCGTGGGGCTGAAAACCACAACCCTGCCACTGCAAAGACATCCATCTATCTTCACAGTCCACAG GAATCTGAGGTTAAAGGGAAGCCGAGAATCGCAACAAGTAGAAAGTGA